In Acidiphilium acidophilum, one genomic interval encodes:
- a CDS encoding proton-translocating transhydrogenase family protein: MTPAELAGQAANLAHKASILAQNAAGFAAQEAARGPHGTPLIDLFAVFVMACFVGYYVIWSVTPALHSPLMAVTNAISSVIIVGAMLAAGLHGDFAAHAFGFFAIMLVSVNIFGGFMVTARMLSMFRKKTK, translated from the coding sequence ATGACCCCAGCCGAACTCGCGGGCCAGGCCGCCAACCTCGCCCACAAAGCCTCCATCCTCGCCCAGAACGCCGCCGGTTTCGCCGCACAGGAAGCCGCGCGCGGCCCTCACGGCACCCCGCTGATCGATCTGTTCGCCGTCTTCGTCATGGCCTGCTTCGTCGGCTACTACGTCATCTGGAGCGTCACCCCCGCGCTCCACTCGCCCCTGATGGCCGTCACCAACGCAATCTCCTCGGTGATCATCGTCGGCGCCATGCTCGCCGCCGGCCTCCACGGCGATTTCGCCGCCCACGCCTTCGGCTTCTTCGCCATCATGCTGGTATCGGTGAACATCTTCGGCGGCTTCATGGTCACCGCCCGCATGCTGTCGATGTTCCGTAAAAAGACCAAGTAA
- a CDS encoding Re/Si-specific NAD(P)(+) transhydrogenase subunit alpha has protein sequence MRLAVLKERLPGETRVAAVPDSVKKLTALGIEVVIESGAGTAAAISDAALREAGAEIVPDAATALTGAGIVFTVQPPDEATLAKIPRGALLIGTLGAAGNPALAQTYAAAGIDACSMELLPRITRAQSMDVLSSQANLAGYRAVIEGAEAFPRGFAMMMTAAGTVPPARVFVVGAGVAGLQAIATARRLGAIVSATDVRPAAKEEIKSLGASFIGVEDEESKAQTGAYAKEMSAEFRAKQAALIAETVAKNDIVICTALVMGRKAPIIVTSEAVAAMRMGSVIVDIAADAGGNCGATTPGERTVTENGVTILGYRNWPSRIGVAASTLYARNLLTFLTNFWDKDSKTPKLPPEDDIVKGVLLTRGGTVVHPNFVQQAAA, from the coding sequence ATGCGCCTCGCTGTACTGAAAGAGCGCCTGCCGGGTGAAACCCGCGTCGCCGCGGTGCCCGATTCGGTCAAAAAACTCACCGCCCTCGGCATCGAGGTCGTCATCGAATCCGGTGCCGGCACCGCCGCCGCCATCTCCGATGCCGCCCTGCGCGAAGCCGGTGCCGAAATCGTGCCGGATGCCGCAACCGCTCTCACCGGCGCCGGCATCGTCTTCACCGTCCAGCCGCCCGATGAAGCCACCCTCGCGAAAATCCCGCGCGGCGCGCTCCTCATCGGCACCCTCGGCGCCGCCGGCAACCCCGCCCTCGCCCAAACCTACGCCGCCGCCGGCATCGATGCCTGCTCGATGGAACTCCTCCCCCGCATCACCCGCGCCCAGTCGATGGACGTGCTCTCCTCCCAGGCCAACCTCGCCGGCTACCGCGCCGTCATCGAAGGTGCGGAAGCCTTCCCGCGCGGCTTCGCCATGATGATGACCGCCGCCGGCACCGTCCCGCCCGCCCGCGTCTTCGTCGTCGGCGCCGGCGTCGCCGGCCTCCAGGCCATCGCCACCGCCCGCCGCCTCGGCGCCATCGTCTCCGCAACCGATGTCCGCCCCGCCGCCAAGGAGGAAATCAAATCCCTCGGCGCCTCCTTCATCGGCGTCGAAGACGAGGAAAGCAAAGCCCAGACCGGCGCCTACGCCAAGGAAATGAGCGCTGAATTCCGCGCCAAACAAGCCGCCCTCATCGCCGAAACCGTCGCGAAAAACGACATCGTCATCTGCACCGCCCTCGTCATGGGCCGCAAAGCCCCGATCATCGTCACCTCCGAAGCCGTCGCCGCCATGCGCATGGGCAGCGTCATCGTCGATATCGCGGCAGACGCCGGCGGCAATTGCGGCGCGACCACTCCCGGCGAACGCACCGTCACCGAAAACGGCGTCACCATCCTCGGCTACCGCAACTGGCCCTCCCGCATCGGCGTCGCCGCCAGCACCCTCTACGCCCGCAACCTGCTCACCTTCCTCACCAATTTCTGGGACAAGGACAGCAAAACCCCGAAACTCCCGCCGGAGGACGACATCGTCAAAGGCGTCCTCCTCACCCGGGGCGGCACCGTGGTCCATCCCAATTTCGTGCAGCAGGCCGCCGCATAA
- a CDS encoding DUF6998 domain-containing protein, with protein MAQIYEAVAQLERAYPGRKFTPDGHLVGSIGEVVAAEALGLTLYGMSEPGHDALDSEGREVQIKMTAGHSIAMYADCDRLVVLRVVSPQEAEIVYDGAGSLAWNAAGAMAKNGQRTIRLSTLKAISEGGKDMIAPMFG; from the coding sequence GTGGCGCAAATCTATGAAGCGGTTGCGCAATTGGAGCGTGCCTATCCGGGGCGAAAATTCACGCCCGATGGTCATTTGGTTGGATCGATCGGCGAAGTCGTGGCGGCAGAGGCGCTCGGGCTGACGCTGTACGGAATGTCGGAACCGGGCCATGACGCGCTCGACTCCGAGGGGCGCGAGGTTCAGATCAAGATGACGGCGGGACACTCGATTGCGATGTACGCGGATTGTGATCGGCTTGTGGTTTTGCGCGTGGTTTCGCCTCAGGAGGCCGAGATTGTCTATGATGGAGCGGGATCGTTGGCGTGGAACGCAGCAGGAGCCATGGCCAAGAATGGCCAGAGGACGATTCGCCTTTCCACATTAAAAGCGATTTCGGAAGGCGGAAAAGATATGATTGCTCCGATGTTTGGATAA
- a CDS encoding PAS domain-containing protein, whose amino-acid sequence MDTLTNTVVSPDDWPEGIPSGMRRDAEGVYRAVFRSAVDFAIVAMDSEGVIIDWNTGAEKVFGWPPDEATGTHVSLIFTEEDREIGRPETEMRRALAEGRANDERWHVRRDGTRFWASGEMMPLRDEADRHIGYLKILRDRTDQRAADATLREARGLNTLILRSARDCIVVLDLDGHTLFVSDGGIESMEISDLDRVLGSSWLRVWKGEDHAAAMAAVGEARAGGIGRFQGFCPTHKGTPKWWDVVISPLPGLDGKPERLVSVGRDITEIREQQHRQEALLDLSDRLRHMTDIQEIAYCAAEILARTLGVCRAGYGLVDAASETIEVLLDYHDPGVPTIAGVRRFREYGNYVDDLNRGETVVIVDTEKDARSRAHAEALRGIGIRSFVNVPIIEQGVFVALFFVVRRDVHVWTADEIEFIRTVADRTRLVTERLRAQQALEALNATLEQQVEQRTRERDRAWKHSQDLQLLLDTDGVIRAVNDVWTSVLGWTPRDLIGHNFIDFVHPDDRAMSEARVRMVGARYLPFHENRYLHKDGSYRWIAWVATVEDDTIFASGRHVTVEREQAEALELSEARLRTIFDGGSQAQGLTLPDGTVLKANRVALMLARVTLGDVVGAKLWETPWFNATPGMPDLIAEAVAVAAGGEAVNQEIALTLPAGTRIFDFSIRPVLNDADEVIALVAEAFDLTERRSVEEQLRQSQKMQAIGQLTGGIAHDFNNLLTGISGNLELMQMRLSQQRYDRLEQYLAGAQGAAERAAALTHRLLAFSRRQTLAPKPTDVNRLAAGMEDLIRRTVGPGIELEFALSADLWPTLCDPNQLENALLNLCINARDAMPDGGRLTVESGNRRLDERAAQACELTAGHYVTLCVSDNGTGMTPEVIARAFDPFFTTKPIGLGTGLGLSMIYGFARQSGGQVRIYSEPNQGTMVCLYLPRYRGDAEADEVVLATIESLQAGMGETVLVVDDEPMVRALVVEALRELGYGAIEAGDGAEGLAVLQSSARIDLLVTDVGLPGGMNGRQMADAGRLNRPGLKVLFITGYAETAVVSHGHLDAGMHLLTKPFSMDALAARIRQVISGSVAG is encoded by the coding sequence ATGGACACCCTGACCAACACTGTCGTTTCGCCCGATGACTGGCCCGAGGGGATACCATCGGGAATGCGTCGTGACGCGGAAGGCGTCTATCGCGCGGTGTTTCGCAGCGCGGTCGATTTCGCGATCGTGGCGATGGATTCCGAGGGCGTGATCATCGACTGGAATACTGGCGCCGAGAAAGTGTTCGGCTGGCCGCCGGACGAGGCGACCGGGACGCATGTTTCGCTGATCTTCACCGAGGAGGACCGCGAGATCGGCCGCCCCGAGACCGAGATGCGCCGGGCGCTGGCGGAGGGGCGGGCGAACGACGAGCGCTGGCATGTCCGCCGGGACGGCACCCGTTTCTGGGCGAGCGGCGAGATGATGCCGCTGCGCGACGAGGCGGACCGGCATATCGGGTATCTGAAGATCCTGCGCGACCGGACCGACCAGCGGGCGGCTGACGCGACTTTGCGCGAGGCGCGGGGGCTGAATACGCTCATCCTGCGGTCGGCGCGCGACTGCATCGTGGTGCTCGACCTCGATGGCCATACCCTGTTCGTCAGCGATGGCGGCATCGAGAGCATGGAGATTTCCGACCTCGACCGGGTGCTCGGCAGTTCGTGGCTGCGGGTATGGAAGGGCGAGGATCACGCGGCGGCGATGGCGGCGGTGGGCGAGGCGCGGGCCGGCGGGATCGGGCGGTTCCAGGGGTTCTGCCCCACCCACAAGGGCACGCCGAAATGGTGGGATGTGGTGATTTCGCCCCTGCCGGGGCTGGATGGCAAGCCGGAGCGGCTGGTTTCGGTCGGGCGGGACATTACCGAGATCCGTGAGCAGCAGCATCGGCAGGAGGCGTTGCTCGACCTCAGCGACCGGCTGCGCCACATGACCGATATTCAGGAGATCGCCTATTGCGCGGCGGAAATCCTGGCGCGGACGCTGGGGGTGTGCCGGGCGGGGTATGGGCTGGTCGATGCCGCGAGCGAGACGATCGAGGTATTGCTCGATTATCACGACCCCGGCGTGCCGACGATTGCGGGGGTGCGGCGGTTTCGCGAGTACGGCAATTATGTCGATGATCTGAACCGTGGCGAGACCGTGGTGATCGTGGACACGGAAAAGGACGCGAGGTCGCGCGCGCATGCCGAGGCGCTGCGCGGGATCGGGATACGGTCGTTCGTCAATGTGCCGATCATCGAGCAGGGCGTGTTCGTCGCGCTGTTTTTCGTGGTCCGGCGCGATGTTCATGTCTGGACCGCCGACGAGATCGAGTTCATCCGCACGGTTGCCGACCGGACCCGCCTCGTGACCGAGCGGTTGCGGGCGCAGCAGGCGCTGGAGGCGCTGAATGCCACGCTGGAGCAGCAGGTCGAGCAGCGGACGCGCGAGCGGGACCGGGCGTGGAAACATTCGCAGGATTTGCAGTTGCTGCTGGATACCGACGGGGTGATCCGCGCGGTCAACGATGTCTGGACGAGTGTGCTCGGCTGGACCCCGCGGGACCTGATCGGGCATAATTTTATCGACTTCGTGCATCCCGACGATCGGGCGATGAGCGAGGCGCGGGTGCGGATGGTGGGTGCGCGGTATCTGCCGTTTCATGAGAACCGCTATCTGCACAAGGATGGGTCGTATCGGTGGATCGCCTGGGTGGCGACGGTGGAGGACGATACGATTTTCGCGAGCGGAAGGCATGTGACGGTCGAGCGGGAACAGGCGGAGGCGCTGGAATTGTCCGAGGCGCGGCTGCGGACGATTTTCGACGGGGGTTCGCAGGCGCAGGGGCTGACGCTGCCGGATGGCACGGTGCTCAAGGCGAACCGGGTGGCGCTGATGCTCGCGAGGGTGACGCTTGGCGATGTGGTGGGCGCCAAGCTGTGGGAAACGCCGTGGTTCAATGCGACGCCGGGGATGCCGGACCTGATCGCCGAGGCGGTGGCGGTGGCGGCGGGGGGTGAGGCGGTCAATCAGGAGATTGCGCTGACTTTGCCGGCGGGGACGCGGATTTTCGACTTTTCGATTCGCCCGGTGCTCAACGATGCGGACGAGGTGATCGCGCTGGTTGCCGAGGCGTTCGATCTGACCGAACGGCGGAGTGTCGAGGAGCAGTTGCGCCAGTCGCAGAAGATGCAGGCGATCGGGCAGTTGACCGGGGGGATTGCGCATGATTTCAACAATCTGCTGACCGGGATTTCGGGCAATCTGGAATTGATGCAGATGCGGCTGAGCCAGCAGCGGTATGACCGGCTGGAGCAGTATCTGGCCGGGGCGCAGGGGGCGGCGGAACGCGCGGCGGCGCTGACGCATCGGTTGCTTGCGTTTTCGCGCCGGCAGACGCTGGCGCCGAAGCCGACCGATGTGAACCGGCTGGCGGCGGGGATGGAGGATTTGATCCGGCGGACGGTGGGGCCGGGGATCGAGCTGGAATTCGCCTTGTCGGCGGATTTGTGGCCGACCTTGTGCGATCCGAATCAGTTGGAGAATGCGTTGCTCAATCTGTGCATCAATGCGCGGGATGCGATGCCGGATGGCGGGCGGCTGACGGTGGAGAGCGGTAACCGGCGGCTCGATGAGCGGGCGGCGCAGGCGTGCGAACTCACGGCGGGGCATTATGTGACGCTGTGCGTGAGCGATAACGGCACCGGGATGACGCCGGAGGTGATTGCCCGCGCGTTCGACCCGTTTTTCACGACCAAGCCGATCGGGCTGGGGACCGGGCTCGGGTTGTCGATGATTTACGGGTTCGCCCGACAGTCGGGCGGGCAGGTCCGGATTTATTCCGAGCCGAACCAGGGGACGATGGTGTGCCTGTATCTGCCCCGGTATCGCGGTGATGCCGAGGCGGACGAGGTGGTGTTGGCGACGATCGAATCGTTGCAGGCCGGGATGGGCGAGACCGTGCTGGTGGTCGATGACGAGCCGATGGTGCGGGCGCTGGTGGTCGAGGCGTTGCGGGAACTGGGATACGGCGCGATCGAGGCGGGCGACGGGGCGGAGGGGCTGGCGGTTCTGCAATCCTCCGCGCGGATCGACCTGCTGGTGACCGATGTGGGATTGCCGGGCGGGATGAACGGGCGGCAGATGGCGGATGCCGGGCGGCTCAACCGGCCCGGGCTGAAGGTGCTGTTCATTACCGGGTACGCCGAGACGGCGGTGGTGAGCCACGGACACCTGGATGCCGGGATGCATCTGCTGACCAAACCATTCTCGATGGACGCGCTGGCGGCGCGAATCCGGCAGGTGATTTCGGGCAGCGTTGCGGGGTGA
- the pgm gene encoding phosphoglucomutase (alpha-D-glucose-1,6-bisphosphate-dependent), with protein MSTPSHPRPGDKVPPASRANIPRLITDYFTLKPDPADPAQRVAFGTSGHRGTAAAASFTESHIAAITQAVCDHRARAGITGPLFLGKDTHALSEAAFTTALEVLAANNVDTMIDQSGGYTPTPVISHAILTHNRNRTTGLADGIVISPSHNPPEDGGFKYNPPNGGPADTDITGAIQNAANAWLAAPATIKRATNPTRAACIHRHDYITPYVADLENIIDMQAIAASGIRIGIDPLGGAAAAYWDPIIARYNLAATLTNPLIDPTFGFMTLDWDRKIRMDCSSPHAMTSLIALQTRFDIAFATDPDADRHGIVTPSAGLMPPNQYLAAAIAYLCTHRPHWPATAAIGKTAVSSAMIDRVVAAQGRTTIEVPVGFKWFSAGLIDGSLAFGGEESAGASFLRRDGSVWTTDKDGLILGLLAAEITATTNTDPARYYAEITETLGTSHYERIDAPASPAQKTILAKLDPSSVTATTLAGDPITAKLNRAPGNDAPLGGLKITTANAWFAARPSGTEHVYKIYAESFISRDHLNAVQAEAQTLVSGLFEKG; from the coding sequence ATGTCCACACCATCCCATCCCCGCCCCGGCGACAAGGTGCCCCCCGCGTCGCGCGCCAACATCCCCCGCCTGATCACCGATTATTTCACCCTGAAACCCGACCCCGCGGACCCCGCCCAGCGCGTCGCCTTCGGCACCTCGGGCCATCGCGGCACGGCCGCCGCCGCCAGCTTCACCGAATCCCACATCGCCGCCATCACCCAGGCGGTCTGCGACCACCGCGCCCGCGCCGGCATCACCGGCCCGCTCTTCCTCGGCAAGGACACCCACGCCCTGTCCGAAGCCGCCTTCACCACCGCCCTCGAAGTTCTCGCCGCCAATAATGTCGACACCATGATCGACCAGTCCGGCGGCTACACCCCCACCCCGGTCATCTCCCACGCCATCCTCACCCACAACCGCAACCGCACCACCGGCCTCGCGGACGGCATCGTGATCAGCCCCTCGCACAATCCGCCCGAGGATGGCGGCTTCAAATACAACCCCCCCAACGGCGGCCCCGCCGATACCGACATCACCGGCGCGATCCAGAACGCCGCCAACGCCTGGCTCGCCGCCCCCGCGACCATCAAACGCGCCACCAACCCCACCCGCGCCGCCTGCATCCACCGCCACGACTACATCACCCCCTACGTCGCCGACCTCGAAAACATCATCGACATGCAGGCCATCGCCGCCTCCGGCATCCGCATCGGCATCGACCCCCTCGGTGGCGCCGCCGCCGCCTATTGGGACCCGATCATCGCCCGCTACAACCTCGCCGCCACCCTCACCAACCCCCTCATTGACCCCACTTTCGGCTTCATGACGCTGGACTGGGACCGCAAGATCCGCATGGACTGCTCATCCCCCCACGCCATGACCAGCCTGATCGCCCTGCAAACCCGGTTCGACATCGCCTTCGCGACCGACCCGGACGCCGACCGCCACGGCATCGTCACCCCCAGCGCCGGCCTGATGCCGCCCAACCAGTACCTCGCCGCCGCCATCGCCTATCTCTGCACCCACCGCCCGCACTGGCCCGCCACCGCCGCCATCGGCAAAACCGCCGTCTCCAGCGCCATGATCGACCGCGTGGTCGCCGCCCAGGGCCGCACCACCATCGAAGTCCCGGTCGGTTTCAAATGGTTCAGCGCCGGCCTGATCGACGGCAGTCTCGCCTTCGGCGGCGAGGAAAGCGCCGGCGCCTCCTTCCTCCGCCGCGACGGCAGCGTCTGGACCACCGACAAGGACGGCCTGATCCTCGGCCTCCTCGCCGCCGAAATCACCGCCACCACCAACACCGATCCCGCAAGATACTACGCCGAAATCACCGAAACCCTCGGCACATCCCACTACGAACGGATCGACGCCCCCGCCTCGCCCGCCCAGAAAACCATCCTCGCGAAACTCGACCCCTCATCGGTCACCGCAACCACCCTCGCAGGCGATCCCATCACCGCGAAACTCAACCGCGCCCCCGGCAACGACGCCCCGCTCGGCGGCCTGAAAATCACCACCGCCAACGCCTGGTTCGCCGCCCGCCCGTCCGGCACCGAACACGTCTACAAAATCTACGCGGAAAGCTTCATCAGCCGGGACCACCTCAACGCCGTGCAGGCGGAGGCGCAGACACTGGTGTCCGGGCTTTTTGAGAAAGGATAA
- a CDS encoding NAD(P)(+) transhydrogenase (Re/Si-specific) subunit beta, producing the protein MNYASDPGITLAYLVSAVLFILALRGLSSPVTSRRGNQLGMAGMVIAILATLAHPGMELGGVGLIVIAVAIGGSVGALVAKRIQMTALPQLVAAFHSLVGLAAVFVAAAALNAPQSFGIGTYHHLRLESLIEMSIGLAIGAITFTGSIIAFAKLQALMKGTPITFRGQHFLNLAIAILILILIIAFVASGGSQILFWLIALAALTLGFLLIIPIGGADMPVVVSMLNSYSGWAAAGIGFTISNYALIITGALVGSSGAILSYIMCKGMNRSIINVLLGGFGTDSGAAGPAATMGDKTVKSGSAEDAAFIMSNASKVIIVPGYGMAVAQAQHAVREMADLLKEEGVEVKYAIHPVAGRMPGHMNVLLAEANVPYDEVFELETINNEFSTADVVYVIGANDVTNPAAKTNAASPIYGMPILEVDKAKTVLFVKRSMASGYAGVDNELFFRDNTMMLFGDAKKMTEEIAQSLGK; encoded by the coding sequence ATGAATTACGCATCCGATCCGGGCATCACGCTCGCCTACCTCGTCTCCGCCGTCCTGTTCATCCTCGCCCTGCGCGGCCTGTCCAGCCCGGTCACCTCACGGCGCGGCAACCAGCTCGGCATGGCCGGCATGGTCATCGCCATCCTCGCCACCCTCGCCCATCCCGGCATGGAACTCGGCGGCGTCGGCCTCATCGTCATCGCCGTCGCCATCGGCGGCAGCGTCGGCGCACTGGTCGCCAAACGCATTCAAATGACCGCCCTGCCCCAGCTCGTCGCCGCCTTCCACTCGCTGGTCGGCCTCGCCGCCGTCTTCGTCGCCGCCGCCGCCCTCAACGCCCCGCAAAGCTTCGGCATCGGCACCTACCATCATCTCCGCCTCGAAAGCCTGATCGAAATGTCGATCGGCCTCGCCATCGGCGCCATCACCTTCACCGGCTCCATCATCGCCTTCGCCAAACTTCAGGCCCTGATGAAAGGCACACCCATCACCTTCCGCGGCCAGCATTTCCTGAACCTGGCCATCGCCATCCTGATCCTCATCCTGATCATCGCCTTCGTCGCCTCCGGCGGCTCGCAAATCCTCTTCTGGCTGATCGCCCTCGCCGCCCTCACCCTCGGCTTCCTCCTGATCATCCCGATCGGCGGCGCCGACATGCCCGTCGTCGTCTCGATGCTGAACTCCTACTCCGGCTGGGCCGCCGCCGGCATCGGCTTCACCATCAGCAACTACGCCCTCATCATCACCGGCGCACTGGTCGGCTCCTCGGGCGCCATCCTGTCCTACATCATGTGCAAAGGCATGAACCGCTCGATCATCAACGTCCTGCTCGGCGGCTTTGGCACCGATTCCGGCGCGGCCGGCCCCGCCGCCACAATGGGCGACAAAACCGTCAAATCCGGCTCCGCCGAAGACGCCGCCTTCATCATGTCCAACGCCTCGAAAGTCATCATCGTCCCCGGCTACGGCATGGCCGTCGCCCAGGCCCAACACGCCGTCCGCGAAATGGCCGACCTGCTCAAGGAGGAAGGCGTCGAAGTCAAATACGCCATCCACCCCGTCGCCGGCCGCATGCCCGGCCACATGAACGTCCTCCTCGCCGAAGCCAACGTCCCCTACGACGAAGTCTTCGAACTCGAAACCATCAACAACGAATTCTCGACCGCCGACGTCGTCTACGTCATCGGCGCCAACGACGTCACCAACCCCGCCGCCAAAACCAACGCCGCCTCCCCCATCTACGGCATGCCAATCCTCGAAGTGGACAAAGCCAAAACCGTCCTTTTCGTGAAACGCAGCATGGCGAGCGGCTACGCAGGCGTCGATAACGAACTCTTCTTCCGCGACAACACCATGATGCTGTTCGGCGACGCGAAGAAAATGACCGAGGAAATCGCGCAGTCGCTGGGGAAGTAA
- a CDS encoding LysR family transcriptional regulator, with product MTLDQLRIFVAVAEREHVTRAAEALNLTQSAASGAIAALEREFATRLFHRVGRGIALTEAGTMFLSEARAVLSRAAAATAAMREVSSLARGHLAIKASQTIANHVLPVRLVAFRRAYPGISLAVSIGNSADVVEAIDEGKAELGFVEGPGDTLIHPHIAAEPIAQDRLVMVVAADHPWASRTALTPAELASGTWVLREDGSGTRAVFIEAMAGLGVAYAALNIAIELPANGSVLTAVIGGAGATILSELVCVDAIAAGKLRELPINLPRRSYFAVQHQDRTRTRAAAALLAMLRPK from the coding sequence ATGACCTTGGATCAGTTGCGTATTTTCGTCGCGGTTGCCGAACGTGAACATGTCACCCGCGCCGCCGAGGCGCTAAATCTGACCCAATCCGCCGCTTCGGGGGCGATTGCGGCGCTGGAGCGGGAATTCGCAACCAGGCTGTTCCACCGGGTCGGGCGCGGCATCGCGCTGACCGAGGCGGGCACGATGTTTCTCAGCGAGGCCCGGGCGGTTCTGAGCCGCGCCGCGGCAGCAACTGCGGCGATGCGCGAGGTATCGAGTCTCGCGCGCGGCCATCTCGCGATCAAGGCGAGCCAGACCATCGCCAATCATGTCCTGCCGGTGCGCCTCGTGGCATTCCGCCGCGCCTATCCGGGGATCAGCCTGGCGGTCTCGATCGGCAATTCCGCCGATGTCGTCGAGGCGATCGACGAGGGCAAGGCCGAACTTGGCTTCGTCGAAGGACCGGGCGACACCCTGATCCACCCGCACATCGCCGCCGAGCCGATCGCGCAGGACCGTCTGGTCATGGTCGTCGCCGCCGATCACCCGTGGGCATCGCGCACCGCCCTCACCCCGGCGGAACTGGCGAGCGGCACCTGGGTCCTGCGCGAGGATGGTTCGGGCACCCGCGCCGTGTTCATCGAAGCCATGGCCGGTCTCGGGGTCGCCTATGCCGCGCTGAACATCGCCATCGAGCTTCCCGCCAACGGCTCCGTCCTGACCGCCGTGATCGGCGGCGCCGGCGCGACCATTCTCTCCGAGCTTGTCTGTGTCGATGCCATCGCCGCCGGCAAGCTCCGCGAACTGCCGATCAACCTGCCCCGCCGCAGCTATTTCGCGGTCCAGCACCAGGACCGCACCCGCACCCGCGCCGCCGCCGCCCTGCTGGCGATGCTCCGCCCCAAATGA
- a CDS encoding GntR family transcriptional regulator has translation MAKPNTLLKRTSNALLDYIASLETPIVGSDSALARQFNVSRTTVRAALERLVGLGVLHRDEHGITIARPPRHGDYYAVAETNGPQEQIERIFMRRVLLGDWRPGHSFSEAELARDSNASTVSVREFLIGFSRFGLIEKQPRGGWMLLEFHDGFATEVADMRELIELAAIARLPSPASPECIAATDAMIARHHDIDADPDTRDAEFPALDREFHLWLIGHLENRFARDFFDIVSFLFHYHYQWDKQQETERRRIAVREHLAILDAIKTGKPDATRRAMMTHLATSRRSLRAGLRHGNP, from the coding sequence ATGGCGAAGCCGAATACCCTGCTGAAACGCACGAGCAATGCGCTGCTCGACTATATCGCCTCCCTCGAAACCCCCATCGTCGGCTCGGACAGCGCCCTCGCCCGGCAGTTCAACGTCAGCCGCACCACGGTGCGCGCAGCACTCGAACGATTGGTCGGACTCGGCGTGCTGCACCGCGACGAGCACGGCATTACCATCGCGCGGCCCCCCCGGCACGGCGATTACTACGCGGTCGCGGAAACCAACGGTCCGCAGGAGCAGATCGAGCGCATTTTCATGCGCCGGGTTCTGCTCGGCGACTGGCGGCCCGGCCATAGCTTCTCGGAAGCCGAACTCGCCCGCGACAGCAACGCCAGCACCGTCTCGGTCCGGGAATTCCTGATCGGATTCTCCCGCTTCGGATTGATCGAGAAACAACCGCGCGGCGGATGGATGCTGCTCGAATTCCATGACGGATTCGCAACCGAAGTCGCCGATATGCGCGAATTGATCGAACTCGCCGCCATCGCGCGGTTGCCATCGCCCGCCTCGCCCGAGTGCATCGCCGCCACCGACGCCATGATCGCGCGCCACCACGATATCGACGCCGACCCCGATACCCGCGACGCCGAATTCCCCGCCCTCGACCGCGAATTTCACCTCTGGTTGATCGGACACCTCGAAAACCGCTTCGCCCGCGACTTTTTCGATATCGTATCGTTCCTGTTCCACTACCATTACCAATGGGACAAACAACAGGAAACCGAACGACGCCGCATCGCCGTGCGCGAACACCTCGCCATCCTCGATGCCATCAAAACCGGTAAACCCGACGCCACCCGCCGCGCCATGATGACCCACCTCGCCACCTCCCGCCGCTCGCTGCGCGCCGGACTGCGCCACGGTAACCCGTGA
- a CDS encoding ATP-dependent Clp protease proteolytic subunit — protein sequence MTRDYRNWIAPRADEEDAPETEPNETEKKEAKPIGGELENRLFKQRKVLIFGEIHDRIARAVTGQLLALSGAADAPIDVYVNSPGGHVESGDTIHDVIRFVDATSPIRMIGTGWVASAGALIYLAANKERRFCMPNTRFLLHQPMGGVRGPATDIEIEAREIIKMRERINRIIARETGQSLERVEKDTDRNYWMGADEAIKYGMVTRVINSAKELDGVE from the coding sequence ATGACACGCGACTATCGCAACTGGATCGCCCCGCGCGCCGATGAAGAGGATGCGCCGGAGACGGAGCCGAATGAGACCGAGAAGAAAGAGGCCAAGCCGATTGGCGGGGAGCTGGAGAACCGGCTGTTCAAGCAGCGCAAGGTGCTGATTTTCGGCGAGATCCATGACCGGATCGCGCGGGCGGTGACCGGGCAGCTGCTGGCTCTTTCGGGCGCGGCGGATGCGCCGATCGATGTGTACGTCAATTCGCCGGGCGGGCATGTGGAGAGTGGCGACACGATCCATGACGTGATCCGGTTTGTCGATGCGACATCGCCGATCCGGATGATCGGGACCGGGTGGGTGGCGAGTGCCGGGGCGCTGATTTATCTGGCGGCGAACAAGGAACGGCGGTTCTGCATGCCGAATACGCGGTTTCTGTTGCATCAGCCGATGGGCGGGGTGCGCGGGCCGGCGACGGATATCGAGATCGAGGCGCGCGAGATCATCAAGATGCGCGAGCGGATCAACCGGATCATCGCGCGCGAGACCGGGCAGAGTCTGGAGCGGGTCGAGAAGGATACCGACCGGAATTACTGGATGGGTGCCGATGAGGCGATCAAGTATGGCATGGTGACGCGGGTTATCAATAGTGCCAAGGAACTTGATGGGGTTGAGTAG